The following proteins come from a genomic window of Triticum urartu cultivar G1812 unplaced genomic scaffold, Tu2.1 TuUngrouped_contig_513, whole genome shotgun sequence:
- the LOC125528807 gene encoding cytochrome P450 89A2-like — protein sequence MATLHMFFLVTTTILFALLLLLRFRRVRGDGRRLPPGPPSLLLLFSAAWLGLTSSPAEAEPLLQRLVRRYGPIVSLRVGSRLAIFVADRRLAHTVLVQRGAALADRPSFASARILGADDNYSVTRAGYGPVWRLLRRNLVAGTVHPSRARRFAPARFWARSVLVDKLRRLADDGEAPAPVTPSFQYAVFYLLLIMCFGERLDEKVVRAIAAAQHEQVRYMFGKMSVFAFLPSVAEHLFRGRVRKMLSLRRRQKELFLPLIDARREYKDKKRGGEGEPRRSKSGTTLEHSYVDTLFDVRLPEEGNRGLTDDEMVNLCSEFLTAGADTTSTALHWIMAELVKNQAVQQRLYEEIKAKTKDGHEEVSEEDIQNMPYLKAVVLEGLRKHPPVHFVLPHMAAEDVEVGGYLVPKGATVNFMVAEMGRDEREWEKPMEFIPERFLEGEQGVDMTGSTGIRMMPFGVGRRICAGLNIAVLHLLYLVANMVREFEWKEAAGHEVDLAEKLEFMVVMKKELRPRLVPRKPNMQTEEHL from the coding sequence ATGGCAACGTTGCACATGTTCTTCCTTGTTACGACTACGATCCTCTTCGCCCTCCTCTTACTCCTCCGTTTCCGCCGTGTTCGGGGCGACGGCAGGCGCCTCCCGCCGGGCCCGCCGTCCCTGCTGCTGCTCTTCAGCGCGGCGTGGCTAGGGCTCACCAGCTCGCCGGCCGAGGCGGAGCCCCTGCTCCAACGCCTTGTCAGGCGGTACGGCCCCATCGTGTCGCTGCGAGTGGGGTCGCGGCTGGCCATCTTCGTCGCCGACCGACGCCTCGCACACACGGTGCTCGTCCAGCGCGGGGCAGCCCTGGCCGACCGCCCTAGCTTCGCGTCGGCCAGGATCCTCGGCGCGGACGACAATTACTCCGTCACCCGCGCCGGCTACGGGCCGGTGTGGCGCCTCCTGCGCCGCAACCTCGTCGCCGGGACGGTGCACCCGTCGCGCGCCCGCCGGTTCGCGCCCGCACGCTTCTGGGCGCGCAGCGTGCTCGTCGATAAGCTACGGCGCCTGGCCGACGACGGTGAGGCGCCTGCCCCGGTCACGCCCTCGTTCCAATACGCCGTGTTCTACCTCCTCTTGATCATGTGCTTCGGCGAGAGGCTTGACGAGAAGGTGGTGCGCGCCATCGCCGCCGCGCAGCACGAGCAGGTGCGATACATGTTCGGCAAGATGTCCGTCTTCGCCTTCCTCCCGTCGGTCGCCGAGCACCTCTTCCGCGGACGCGTCCGGAAAATGCTTTCCCTACGCCGGCGGCAGAAGGAGCTGTTCCTACCGCTGATCGACGCGCGTAGGGAGTACAAGGACAAGAAACGCGGCGGCGAGGGCGAGCCGAGGCGGAGCAAATCGGGAACCACGTTGGAGCACTCGTACGTGGACACGCTGTTCGACGTCAGGCTCCCTGAGGAGGGCAACCGTGGACTCACTGATGACGAGATGGTCAACCTCTGCTCGGAGTTCCTCACCGCCGGGGCTGACACCACCTCCACCGCACTGCACTGGATCATGGCCGAGCTGGTGAAAAACCAGGCCGTCCAGCAGAGGCTCTACGAGGAGATCAAAGCCAAGACAAAAGACGGCCATGAAGAGGTCTCTGAGGAAGACATTCAGAACATGCCTTACCTCAAGGCGGTGGTTCTTGAGGGCCTGCGGAAGCACCCGCCTGTGCACTTCGTGCTGCCGCACATGGCAGCGGAGGACGTGGAGGTCGGCGGCTACCTCGTCCCCAAGGGTGCCACGGTGAACTTCATGGTCGCCGAGATGGGCAGGGACGAACGGGAGTGGGAGAAGCCCATGGAGTTCATTCCGGAGCGGTTCTTGGAAGGCGAACAAGGGGTGGACATGACAGGCAGCACGGGGATCAGAATGATGCCGTTCGGCGTCGGCCGGAGGATCTGCGCCGGTCTGAACATTGCCGTGCTTCACCTGCTCTACTTGGTGGCCAACATGGTGAGAGAATTCGAGTGGAAGGAAGCGGCAGGCCACGAGGTCGACTTGGCGGAGAAGCTCGAGTTCATGGTTGTCATGAAGAAGGAGCTGCGCCCACGCCTTGTGCCCCGAAAGCCCAACATGCAAACTGAAGAACACTTGTAA